In Aeromicrobium marinum DSM 15272, one genomic interval encodes:
- a CDS encoding helix-turn-helix transcriptional regulator: MAARKTERLMNLIFLLLSTRQFLPKDQIRDAIADYRSAGDAAFNRMFERDKDDLRELGIPVEMGSHDAFFADEVGYRIPRESAELPDLDLTPEESAVIALATQVWEHAGLAAESTAALVKLKAAGIDVDTRAVRMAEPRLAADEESFDAMWDAVTRRVEVEFDYAKVGEPAGRRRVQPWGILSWRGRWYVGGFDLDRQAPRLFRLTRVTGEVTPVGSHGSYEVPEGTSMRDLARALFPPEPTGSAVVRVRAGRAQTLRRTATATRPARDGFDELEVPYSSARELAAEIASYGPDVVVVGPADVRSATVDRLRAAAGDRR, translated from the coding sequence GTGGCCGCACGCAAGACCGAGAGGTTGATGAACCTCATCTTCCTGCTGCTGTCGACCCGTCAGTTCCTGCCGAAGGACCAGATCCGCGACGCCATCGCCGACTACCGGTCGGCGGGTGACGCTGCCTTCAACCGCATGTTCGAGCGGGACAAGGACGACCTGCGGGAGCTCGGGATCCCGGTCGAGATGGGGTCGCACGACGCCTTCTTCGCCGACGAGGTCGGCTACCGGATCCCTCGGGAGAGCGCCGAGCTGCCCGACCTGGACCTCACGCCGGAGGAGTCGGCCGTGATCGCGCTGGCGACCCAGGTGTGGGAGCACGCCGGACTGGCGGCCGAGTCCACCGCGGCCCTCGTCAAGCTGAAGGCGGCCGGCATCGACGTCGACACCCGTGCGGTCCGGATGGCCGAGCCGCGCCTGGCCGCCGACGAGGAGTCGTTCGACGCGATGTGGGACGCCGTCACTCGCAGGGTCGAGGTCGAGTTCGACTACGCGAAGGTCGGCGAACCGGCCGGACGCCGCCGGGTCCAGCCCTGGGGGATCCTCTCGTGGCGCGGGCGGTGGTACGTCGGAGGATTCGACCTCGACCGGCAGGCGCCCCGGTTGTTCCGCCTGACCCGCGTGACCGGGGAGGTCACGCCCGTCGGCAGCCACGGGTCCTACGAGGTCCCCGAGGGCACCTCGATGCGTGACCTCGCCCGCGCCCTGTTCCCGCCCGAACCCACCGGGTCGGCGGTCGTGCGGGTCCGCGCGGGCCGGGCCCAGACGCTGCGCCGGACCGCCACCGCGACCCGACCCGCCCGGGACGGCTTCGACGAGCTCGAGGTCCCGTACTCGTCCGCGCGCGAGCTGGCGGCCGAGATCGCGTCCTACGGTCCCGACGTCGTCGTGGTGGGGCCGGCGGACGTCCGCAGCGCCACGGTGGACCGGCTCCGGGCAGCCGCGGGGGACCGGCGATGA
- a CDS encoding FKBP-type peptidyl-prolyl cis-trans isomerase, whose translation MRRNLLIALTTVVALAAVVLFALNPFAADEDTAEASNDSASLEDVTVTSGDSPEVTVDGAIEVGADETATRTLEEGDGVELSEGDFARVRYVLVHGRTGETLDSSFPSDSSAVFELNTDTTIPGIAEGLAGQAVGSTVLVAFGPDKGFGANGVQFGLEGDDAVVMYFEIVGGVDIDDVPTAAEGATAEVPGTVPPLTFDGDVPAGFDGAAEGVAPTAEEQAYLPIEGSGEVVEAGDGVIAEYVGQVYPTGEVFDTSWTRDEPFGYQAGVGRVIPCWDDLLVGQKVGSRVIVTCPAEVAYGDQDRGAIKAGDTLIFAVDLLARF comes from the coding sequence GTGCGTCGTAACCTGCTCATCGCCCTGACCACGGTCGTGGCCCTGGCCGCTGTCGTCCTGTTCGCCCTGAACCCGTTCGCGGCCGACGAGGACACCGCAGAGGCATCGAACGACAGCGCGTCGCTGGAGGACGTCACCGTGACGTCCGGCGACTCCCCGGAGGTCACCGTCGACGGGGCCATCGAGGTGGGCGCCGACGAGACCGCCACCCGGACCCTGGAGGAGGGCGACGGCGTGGAGCTGTCCGAGGGCGACTTCGCCCGCGTCCGCTACGTCCTCGTGCACGGACGGACCGGCGAGACCCTCGACTCCTCCTTCCCCAGTGACAGCTCGGCCGTCTTCGAGCTGAACACCGACACGACCATCCCCGGCATCGCCGAGGGACTGGCCGGTCAGGCCGTCGGGAGCACGGTGCTGGTGGCCTTCGGTCCCGACAAGGGGTTCGGCGCCAACGGGGTGCAGTTCGGCCTGGAGGGCGACGACGCCGTCGTCATGTACTTCGAGATCGTCGGCGGGGTCGACATCGACGACGTCCCGACGGCGGCCGAGGGTGCCACCGCCGAGGTTCCGGGCACCGTGCCGCCGCTCACGTTCGACGGTGACGTCCCGGCCGGCTTCGACGGCGCGGCCGAGGGCGTCGCCCCCACCGCCGAGGAGCAGGCGTACCTGCCCATCGAGGGCAGCGGCGAGGTGGTGGAGGCCGGCGACGGCGTCATCGCGGAGTACGTGGGTCAGGTCTACCCGACCGGTGAGGTCTTCGACACCTCCTGGACCCGCGACGAGCCGTTCGGCTACCAGGCCGGGGTCGGTCGGGTCATCCCGTGCTGGGACGACCTGCTGGTCGGCCAGAAGGTCGGCAGCCGCGTCATCGTGACCTGTCCCGCCGAGGTCGCCTACGGCGACCAGGACCGCGGCGCGATCAAGGCGGGCGACACGCTGATCTTCGCGGTCGATCTCCTCGCCCGTTTCTGA
- the pafA gene encoding Pup--protein ligase, which produces MDRRIFGIENEYGVTCSFKGQRRLSPDEVARYLFRRVVSWGRSSNVFLRNGARLYLDVGSHPEYATPECDDLVDLVTHDRAGERILEGLMLDAQQRLAEDGIEGDIYLFKNNTDSAGNSYGCHENYLVGRDGEFSRLADILIPFLVSRQIICGAGKVQQTPRGTIFSVSQRAEHIWEGVSSATTRSRPIINTRDEPHADAERFRRLHVIVGDSNMSETTTLLKVATTDLVLRMIEAGVSMRDMTLDNPIRAIREISHDMTGRRKVQLANGRELSALEIQAEYFGKAAEFVDRYGIHDPVVDRAMDLWERTLKAVESEDLSLVEREIDWVVKYTLLDRYRTTHDLAWSDPRIAQLDLAYHDIRRDRGLYYLLERRGAVARVTDDLGVFTAKSVPPQTTRARLRGDFIKRAQERRRDFTVDWVHLKLNDQAQRTVLCKDPFRATDDRVQRLIDGM; this is translated from the coding sequence ATGGACCGGCGCATCTTCGGCATCGAGAACGAGTACGGCGTCACCTGCTCGTTCAAGGGCCAGCGGCGGCTGTCGCCCGACGAGGTGGCCAGGTACCTGTTCCGGCGGGTCGTGTCCTGGGGTCGCAGCAGCAACGTCTTCCTGCGCAACGGCGCCCGCCTGTACCTCGACGTCGGCAGCCACCCGGAGTATGCGACACCGGAGTGCGACGACCTGGTCGACCTGGTCACGCACGACCGCGCCGGCGAGCGGATCCTCGAGGGCCTGATGCTCGACGCGCAGCAGCGTCTGGCCGAGGACGGCATCGAGGGCGACATCTACCTGTTCAAGAACAACACCGACTCGGCCGGCAACTCCTACGGCTGCCACGAGAACTACCTCGTCGGACGCGACGGCGAGTTCAGCCGGCTGGCCGACATCCTCATCCCCTTCCTGGTGTCCCGGCAGATCATCTGCGGCGCGGGCAAGGTGCAGCAGACACCGCGCGGCACGATCTTCAGCGTCAGCCAGCGGGCCGAGCACATCTGGGAGGGGGTCTCCAGCGCCACCACCCGCTCCCGGCCCATCATCAACACCCGCGACGAGCCGCACGCGGACGCCGAGCGGTTCCGCCGGCTGCACGTCATCGTCGGCGACTCGAACATGAGCGAGACCACGACCCTGCTGAAGGTCGCGACCACCGACCTGGTGCTCCGCATGATCGAGGCGGGCGTGTCGATGCGTGACATGACCCTGGACAACCCGATCCGGGCGATCCGCGAGATCTCGCACGACATGACCGGGCGCCGCAAGGTCCAGCTGGCCAACGGGCGCGAGCTGTCCGCCCTGGAGATCCAGGCCGAGTACTTCGGCAAGGCGGCGGAGTTCGTCGACCGGTACGGCATCCACGACCCGGTCGTCGACCGCGCCATGGACCTGTGGGAGCGGACCCTCAAGGCGGTGGAGTCCGAGGACCTGTCGCTTGTGGAGCGCGAGATCGACTGGGTCGTCAAGTACACCCTGCTCGACCGCTACCGCACCACCCACGACCTGGCCTGGTCCGATCCCCGCATCGCCCAGCTGGACCTGGCCTACCACGACATCCGGCGCGACCGCGGCCTGTACTACCTGCTCGAACGCAGGGGAGCGGTCGCGCGGGTCACCGACGACCTCGGCGTCTTCACGGCCAAGAGCGTGCCCCCGCAGACCACGCGGGCCCGGCTGCGCGGCGACTTCATCAAGCGGGCCCAGGAGCGGCGCCGGGACTTCACGGTCGACTGGGTCCACCTCAAGCTCAACGACCAGGCGCAACGCACGGTCCTCTGCAAGGACCCGTTCCGTGCCACCGACGACCGGGTCCAGCGTCTCATCGACGGGATGTGA
- the prcA gene encoding proteasome subunit alpha: MTAPFYVSPEQIMKDRADFARKGIARGRSVAVVQYSDGIVFVGENPSRALHKISEIYDQIGFAAVGRYNEFENLRIAGVRLADLRGYSYDRRDVSGRGLANAYAQTLGTIFSSGVDKPYEVEIFVAELGTSTESDQIYRLTYDGSVADVRGWGVMGGTTEPVETWFEEHFTPGLDLAAAVRLARAALGHDAESPREVPAESLEVAVLDRTRTQPRKFKRLAPAAVADALDV, encoded by the coding sequence ATGACCGCACCGTTCTACGTCTCGCCCGAGCAGATCATGAAGGACCGGGCCGACTTCGCGCGCAAGGGCATCGCCCGGGGTCGCAGCGTCGCCGTGGTCCAGTACTCCGACGGCATCGTGTTCGTGGGGGAGAACCCCTCACGGGCGCTGCACAAGATCAGCGAGATCTACGACCAGATCGGTTTCGCCGCCGTCGGTCGCTACAACGAGTTCGAGAACCTGCGCATCGCCGGCGTCCGCCTGGCCGACCTGCGCGGGTACTCCTACGACCGCAGGGACGTGTCGGGCCGCGGACTGGCCAACGCCTACGCCCAGACCCTCGGCACCATCTTCTCGTCCGGCGTCGACAAGCCGTACGAGGTCGAGATCTTCGTGGCCGAGCTGGGGACGTCGACCGAGAGCGACCAGATCTACCGCCTCACCTACGACGGGTCGGTCGCCGACGTGCGCGGGTGGGGCGTCATGGGTGGCACCACCGAGCCGGTCGAGACCTGGTTCGAGGAGCACTTCACGCCGGGCCTCGACCTCGCCGCGGCCGTCCGCCTGGCGAGGGCCGCGCTGGGACACGACGCGGAGTCGCCGCGCGAGGTCCCGGCCGAGTCGCTGGAGGTGGCCGTCCTCGACCGCACCCGCACCCAGCCGCGCAAGTTCAAGCGGCTCGCACCGGCCGCCGTGGCCGACGCGCTCGACGTCTGA
- the prcB gene encoding proteasome subunit beta has protein sequence MLPEAFHTPGSSSFTDFLHQHAPDLVPGRETGPGSLEGITHGTTIVAATFPGGVVMAGDRRATMGNVIAQRDIQKVFATDEYSCVGIAGTAGIAVEMTRLFRVELEHYEKIEGTVLSTDGKANRLATLIRGNLGMAMQGLAVVPLLAAYDLDHGVGRIFAFDVTGNKNEERTFHSVGSGSLFARGSLKKLYRDDLSESETVTAVIQALYDAADDDSATGGPDMARRIFPMVAAITADGFRAYPDDETAAIADQVVAARLRAPDGPSAPLT, from the coding sequence ATGCTCCCGGAGGCGTTCCACACCCCCGGTTCGTCCTCGTTCACCGACTTCCTCCACCAGCACGCACCCGACCTCGTCCCGGGCCGCGAGACCGGCCCCGGCTCCCTCGAGGGGATCACCCACGGCACCACGATCGTCGCCGCCACGTTCCCCGGAGGCGTGGTCATGGCCGGCGACCGTCGGGCGACGATGGGCAACGTCATCGCGCAGCGCGACATCCAGAAGGTGTTCGCCACCGACGAGTACTCGTGCGTCGGCATCGCCGGGACGGCCGGCATCGCGGTCGAGATGACCCGGCTGTTCCGGGTCGAGCTGGAGCACTACGAGAAGATCGAGGGCACGGTGCTCTCCACCGACGGCAAGGCCAACCGCCTGGCCACCCTGATCCGCGGCAACCTCGGCATGGCCATGCAGGGGCTGGCCGTCGTGCCGTTGCTCGCCGCCTACGACCTCGACCACGGCGTGGGCCGGATCTTCGCCTTCGACGTCACCGGCAACAAGAACGAGGAGCGCACCTTCCACTCCGTCGGGTCGGGCTCGCTCTTCGCGCGGGGCTCTCTGAAGAAGCTCTACCGCGACGACCTGTCCGAGTCCGAGACCGTCACCGCCGTGATCCAGGCCCTCTACGACGCCGCCGACGACGACTCCGCCACCGGCGGGCCCGACATGGCTCGTCGGATCTTCCCCATGGTCGCCGCGATCACCGCCGACGGCTTCCGCGCGTACCCCGACGACGAGACCGCCGCCATCGCCGACCAGGTCGTGGCGGCCCGCCTGCGTGCGCCCGACGGCCCGTCGGCGCCCCTGACCTGA
- a CDS encoding ubiquitin-like protein Pup → MSEQQHKNTRKADETDEQVDTTEVDVQAKAKLNDDVDSILDEIDGVLEENAEEFVRSFVQKGGQ, encoded by the coding sequence ATGTCCGAGCAGCAGCACAAGAACACCCGCAAGGCCGACGAGACCGACGAGCAGGTCGACACCACCGAGGTCGACGTGCAGGCCAAGGCCAAGCTCAACGACGACGTCGACTCCATCCTCGACGAGATCGACGGCGTCCTGGAGGAGAACGCCGAGGAGTTCGTGCGCAGCTTCGTGCAGAAGGGCGGGCAGTGA
- the dop gene encoding depupylase/deamidase Dop, with translation MTVRRVQGSEVEYGITVQGQPTANPMVASTHVVNAYAAAHGLTRRARWDYEEESPLRDARGFDLSRPDADPSQLTDEDMGLANIILTNGARLYVDHAHPEYSSPEVTSPRDVVVWEKAGEEVMRAGAELAAAIPGTAPIVLYKNNIDNKGASYGSHENYLMRRDVPFETIVDHLTPFFVSRQIVCGAGRVGQRQDGSVHAFQISQRADYFEVPVGLETTLKRPIINTRDEPHADPRKYRRLHVIIGDANCSEISVYLRHGTTSLVLAMIEADVLPAGLALQNPVAALHQISHDPTLRRTVELADGRTVTALQLQGEYLQHARDFVARHGSDPETDDVLARWESVLVRLGRDPYECVRELDWVAKLALLERYRERDGLDWDHAKLHLVDLQYHDVRLERGLYHQLVRTGRMERLVTTEEVRAAVTAPPTDTRAYFRGMCLQRFSTDIAAASWDSVIFDLPGYSSLQRVPTMEPLRGTAEHVRELFENSSTAAELFEAITGR, from the coding sequence ATGACCGTCAGGCGGGTGCAGGGCAGTGAGGTCGAGTACGGCATCACGGTGCAGGGCCAACCGACCGCGAACCCGATGGTGGCGTCGACCCACGTGGTCAACGCCTACGCCGCGGCCCACGGTCTGACCCGACGGGCCAGGTGGGACTACGAGGAGGAGAGTCCGCTGCGGGACGCCCGCGGGTTCGACCTCAGCCGGCCCGACGCCGATCCGTCGCAGCTGACCGACGAGGACATGGGCCTGGCCAACATCATCCTCACCAACGGCGCCCGGTTGTACGTCGACCACGCCCATCCGGAGTACTCCAGCCCCGAGGTCACCTCGCCCCGCGACGTCGTGGTGTGGGAGAAGGCGGGCGAGGAGGTCATGCGCGCGGGCGCCGAGCTGGCCGCCGCGATCCCGGGCACCGCGCCGATCGTGCTGTACAAGAACAACATCGACAACAAGGGCGCCTCCTACGGGTCGCACGAGAACTACCTGATGCGGCGTGACGTGCCGTTCGAGACGATCGTCGACCACCTGACGCCGTTCTTCGTCTCCCGACAGATCGTCTGCGGCGCCGGGCGCGTGGGGCAGCGGCAGGACGGCAGCGTCCACGCCTTCCAGATCAGTCAGCGGGCCGACTACTTCGAGGTGCCGGTGGGGCTGGAGACGACCCTCAAGCGACCCATCATCAACACGCGCGACGAGCCGCACGCCGATCCCCGCAAGTACCGCCGGCTGCACGTGATCATCGGTGACGCGAACTGTTCGGAGATCTCGGTCTACCTGCGGCACGGCACCACGTCGCTGGTGCTCGCCATGATCGAGGCCGACGTCCTGCCCGCCGGTCTGGCCCTGCAGAACCCGGTCGCAGCGCTGCACCAGATCTCCCACGATCCCACCCTGCGGCGCACCGTCGAGCTGGCCGACGGCCGCACGGTCACCGCGTTGCAGCTGCAGGGGGAGTACCTGCAGCACGCCCGCGACTTCGTCGCCCGCCACGGCAGCGACCCCGAGACCGACGACGTGCTGGCCCGGTGGGAGAGCGTGCTGGTGCGACTCGGGCGGGACCCGTACGAGTGTGTGCGCGAGCTGGACTGGGTGGCCAAGCTGGCCCTCCTGGAGCGCTACCGCGAGCGCGACGGGCTCGACTGGGACCACGCGAAGCTGCACCTGGTCGACCTGCAGTACCACGACGTGCGGCTCGAGCGAGGGCTCTACCACCAGCTCGTCCGCACCGGCCGCATGGAGCGCCTCGTCACCACCGAGGAGGTCCGTGCCGCGGTCACCGCGCCCCCCACCGACACCCGGGCCTACTTCCGCGGCATGTGTCTCCAGCGCTTCTCGACCGACATCGCGGCCGCGTCGTGGGACTCGGTGATCTTCGACCTGCCGGGCTACTCCTCGCTCCAGCGGGTGCCCACCATGGAGCCCCTGCGGGGCACCGCCGAGCACGTGCGGGAGCTGTTCGAGAACAGCAGCACCGCCGCCGAGCTGTTCGAGGCCATCACGGGTCGCTGA
- a CDS encoding DUF418 domain-containing protein, which produces MNGSGRWVLPDVARGVAITAMLIAHAGPFVSGAGRPALDTIARLSDLASPLFSLVMGMAAAIVLARDRHVPGFLWQQAVRGLVLIGLGAWMDQWGTWIAIVLSNLGITLLVGSLVLVLGAWVTAVTAVAVLVVSQPLLESVARAAGPLDYYATDLESYLLRWTALDPYYRLVNLLPFFLVGALLARWGYAGRPDVRVSGAMVVAGVVGAAVLTTSRFPAPEARVSGTYADTAHDVTQVLVAVGVIGLALAWRPTAAVLRPFAPIGVVALSLYVAHGAVVALLADTVYADTGGRPAPGTVDWTTFVVFVGGFLLLSWAWGRWIGRAPIEWALGFVTRRRVRA; this is translated from the coding sequence GTGAACGGCTCCGGACGGTGGGTGCTGCCCGACGTCGCCCGCGGGGTCGCCATCACCGCCATGCTGATCGCCCACGCCGGACCGTTCGTGAGCGGCGCGGGCCGGCCGGCCCTCGACACCATCGCCCGCCTCAGCGACCTGGCCTCACCGCTGTTCAGCCTGGTCATGGGCATGGCTGCGGCGATCGTGCTGGCCCGCGACCGTCACGTCCCCGGCTTCCTGTGGCAGCAGGCGGTCCGGGGGCTGGTGCTGATCGGTCTGGGTGCCTGGATGGACCAGTGGGGCACCTGGATCGCCATCGTGCTCAGCAACCTGGGGATCACCCTGCTCGTCGGGTCGCTGGTCCTCGTGCTGGGCGCGTGGGTCACCGCGGTCACGGCCGTGGCGGTGTTGGTGGTGAGTCAGCCGCTCCTGGAGTCGGTCGCACGAGCCGCGGGTCCCCTCGACTACTACGCCACCGACCTCGAGAGCTACCTGCTGCGGTGGACGGCGCTCGACCCCTACTACCGCCTGGTCAACCTGCTGCCGTTCTTCCTGGTCGGTGCCCTGCTGGCCCGGTGGGGCTACGCAGGTCGGCCCGACGTCCGGGTCTCCGGTGCCATGGTCGTGGCCGGCGTCGTGGGCGCGGCCGTTCTCACGACGTCACGGTTCCCCGCGCCGGAGGCTCGGGTGTCGGGCACCTATGCGGACACCGCCCACGACGTCACCCAGGTGCTCGTCGCGGTCGGCGTGATCGGGCTGGCGCTCGCGTGGCGACCCACGGCGGCCGTGCTGCGACCCTTCGCGCCGATCGGGGTCGTGGCGCTGTCGCTCTACGTGGCGCACGGCGCCGTCGTCGCCCTGCTGGCCGACACCGTGTACGCCGACACCGGGGGCCGGCCCGCGCCGGGCACCGTGGACTGGACCACCTTCGTGGTGTTCGTCGGAGGATTCCTGCTGCTGTCCTGGGCGTGGGGCCGGTGGATCGGGCGAGCCCCGATCGAGTGGGCGCTCGGGTTCGTCACCCGCCGTAGGGTGAGGGCATGA
- a CDS encoding GNAT family N-acetyltransferase produces MLLTAEVQAEYGRRYGGSGDVSPIDAEHFLAPHGVFLLGHVGDEPVAMGGWRRGGPAGDGDGELKRMYVRPAWTRRGVARLLLAELERSAVEAGLTRLVLETGTAQPEAIALYRSSGYRDVPAFGFYADYDDSVHLAKELR; encoded by the coding sequence GTGCTGCTGACGGCCGAGGTGCAGGCCGAGTACGGCCGTCGCTACGGCGGCTCGGGCGACGTCTCCCCGATCGACGCCGAGCACTTCCTCGCGCCCCACGGGGTCTTCCTGCTCGGCCACGTCGGCGACGAGCCGGTGGCCATGGGAGGGTGGCGCCGTGGGGGACCGGCCGGTGACGGCGACGGCGAGCTCAAGCGCATGTACGTGCGGCCGGCCTGGACCCGCCGGGGCGTGGCGCGGCTGCTCCTCGCCGAGCTCGAGCGCTCGGCCGTCGAGGCCGGACTCACCCGGCTGGTGCTCGAGACGGGCACGGCGCAGCCGGAGGCGATCGCCCTCTACCGGTCCTCGGGCTACCGCGACGTCCCCGCGTTCGGCTTCTACGCCGACTACGACGACAGCGTCCATCTGGCGAAGGAACTGAGGTGA